The sequence below is a genomic window from Lolium perenne isolate Kyuss_39 chromosome 4, Kyuss_2.0, whole genome shotgun sequence.
GCCCTTATAATCTGCAGTAGAGTACAAGTTTGCCAAAAGTTGCATGTTGCATCCCATGCAAGAGGAGCCCATGATACATCTATGCACCTACAGACTAAGGCTGAACCCATTTTTTCCTTGTTAGTTTCCAGAACTTCTGTAGTCTTGCCTACCTTTCCTGTTTTGGGGTAAGTTTGTCCACAATGTAAAATTTTAAGCATCTAAGATAGATATATTTATTGATATACACTATATTTTTTCTTCATTGAAAGGCATGCAGATGGCATTGCAATGATAGGCCCATGCACTCTGGCTGCTAGGTGTTGGCAGCATTGCCAGCATAGGACTTCGATCAGATCTCACACATCTTGCGTCTAGTTTGCCTGATAAGTTTACCTCAACCCCTTCATTAATGCACTTAATTTGTCATTGTGGTTCTTTGCTTCTTCTCTGCCGCATTTATTGCCCTTTTTTGTAAATGTGATGTGAACCATTCATGGATTTGGCGGAGTCTGCATGTGCTATGGAAACAGTACCTCATGACATATCAATAATAAATTCTAGGTAATCATTCTTCTCGCTTCTAATCATTTTGCAAGATCTTTACTTTTCTAACCTTTCCGCCTATGCAAACCAATTATGATGAATTATGTTAATGTGGTAGAATGTAGGATTGTAGGTACACAAAACTAGTGCAGTATCTCTAGTCTTTACAAGAACTGTATAAAAGGGTGGCTGGCTTGATAGAGAAAGACGCCATCCCTTATTCTTCTTGCTAAAAGATAGGACATACACTCCCAGTTCCTTTTGCTTCCGCGGCATATACTGGTACTTGTGTATTTAatgagttttagtttctcttgtgCTAGTTTAGTGCATTCTTTTTCTAATACAGGATGCAAGATCATCGATTTTCTGCTTGATCTTCCATTTAATTTCTGTATTTGGAAATGTTTTCTGGATCTATATGGGCACCCAATTTACAAAATAAACAAAACTTGATGGATTCTGGATCTTTAGTTACACAAGCTGCTGCTTTGTCCTATCGCCACTTGTTATGCCTTCATTCTAAAACAGAGAGTTGCACAAGACAGACTGCCAGATTTCCTTGATCCTTACTCACATGTTGCAGAATGAAGTCTAACAACAAGACAGCACAAAGCAGTGATGTTTCTTACGTGTCGAGCATGCTGGCCTGTCGCATTCTCAGGGCAATGCAGCCGACAAGGAGTTTACTTCGCTGGACCGATGATCTCCATAAGATCTTCGTGGAAGCTGTAGAGCAACAAGGAGGTCCCTATGGTTTGGGTTCTTGAACTTTGATCCTACAATGTCGAACAATTCATTGTTTGTTCTTTTGATCTGAAATCTCTTGATGAAACTGACGCCGCGCTATTCAACTCTTGCAATCTTCAGAGGCAAAGCCTTCTACGGTGAAGCAGACAATGGAAGCTATGGGAGTCACAGGCCTCACAATCCAGAACATAAAAAGCCACCTCCAAGTACCTCACAAGGCCCTACGGTCATGCAGATTTACACCAGATATACTTGCATCGTTCCCGTTCCACAGTGCAGGATCTGAATACACTTTGCTTATTCTTGTGTGCCAGAGATACAGGGAGAAGTGTGATTTAGGAGGTCAACCTCGTCAGGATGTTCTAGGTGCTGCATCACCGATCATGGCAGGACATAATATGTATGATTCCTTGATGCAATCAGATTATTTCTTGATGCAATCAGATTATTGGATCCGCATGCTTTCCTGTTGTGGTCTTTTCTTAGAACACTCACTGACCAATTGTGGTGCTGGTGCATAAGTTCTGAAACATGTTCGGATGTGCAGGACATCTGAGAGTGAGATGGTGATGGACAATAGCGCAGCTATGCATATGGCTGAAATGGAGGTATAAATGATCTCTTCAACTGAAAAAATTGGAAATTACTCGTCATTTATTCCTAATCGAAGCTATGTTTCCTTGTGATTTAG
It includes:
- the LOC127293616 gene encoding uncharacterized protein, encoding MDLAESACAMETVPHDISIINSRMKSNNKTAQSSDVSYVSSMLACRILRAMQPTRSLLRWTDDLHKIFVEAVEQQGGPYEAKPSTVKQTMEAMGVTGLTIQNIKSHLQRYREKCDLGGQPRQDVLGAASPIMAGHNMTSESEMVMDNSAAMHMAEMEMVNYLLMDDREMVDNDFSADEVQMMENELMNEIKAQPGSRKEVQAPSF